One Thiocapsa sp. genomic window carries:
- a CDS encoding precorrin-8X methylmutase, which translates to MSTDPRTPAPAAADTGGALLTAAGARIEEGSFAIIDAEAGSHAYDPAQWTLVRRLIHASGDFDFNGLTRFHPEAVAAGCAALKRGAPIVCDVEMIRAGVSKTRMAPLGVQAHQFIDDPEVIAHARAEDTTRATQAMRRAAREGLLEGAVVGIGNAPSALLEVIRLIASEGVRPALVIGMPVGFVAAAESKDLLMRVETVPWIAVQGRKGGSTLVVAALNALMILS; encoded by the coding sequence ATGAGCACTGACCCGCGCACCCCGGCGCCCGCCGCCGCCGACACCGGTGGCGCCCTCTTGACCGCGGCAGGTGCGCGCATCGAGGAAGGATCCTTCGCCATCATCGATGCGGAGGCCGGGAGCCACGCGTACGACCCGGCACAGTGGACACTGGTCAGACGCCTCATCCACGCGAGCGGGGACTTCGACTTCAACGGGCTGACACGTTTCCACCCCGAGGCCGTCGCCGCCGGCTGTGCGGCGTTGAAACGCGGCGCACCCATCGTCTGCGATGTGGAGATGATCCGCGCCGGCGTCTCGAAGACGCGCATGGCGCCGCTCGGCGTGCAGGCGCATCAGTTCATCGACGACCCCGAGGTGATCGCGCACGCGCGCGCCGAAGACACGACCCGCGCCACGCAGGCGATGCGTCGGGCCGCTCGCGAGGGTCTGCTCGAGGGTGCCGTCGTCGGCATCGGCAACGCCCCGAGCGCCCTCTTGGAGGTCATTCGGCTGATCGCCTCCGAAGGTGTCCGCCCGGCGCTCGTGATCGGGATGCCGGTCGGATTCGTCGCCGCGGCCGAGTCGAAGGATCTCCTGATGCGGGTCGAGACGGTGCCTTGGATCGCCGTGCAGGGCCGCAAGGGCGGGTCGACGCTGGTGGTTGCGGCGCTGAATGCACTCATGATCCTGAGCTAA
- a CDS encoding cobalt-precorrin-5B (C(1))-methyltransferase, whose translation MSGAVPASAGGDRRKRGNRTGWSTGACAAAAAAAAARGLETGVVPETIEILLPEDRRPSFAIIEGRLIESGVQVGSGAQAAVIKDAGDDPDATHGARIVATVVRLADAPGEVHLLGGEGVGRVTRAGLGLTVGEAAINPGPRAYITANVRAAAPTRLSREGLAVTISVPDGERIAKRTLNARLGILGGISILGTTGVVYPYSTASFKATIRQGVQVALAQGQETVVFTTGRRTERHSMTRYPELPEICFVQMGDFVGAALDAAREAGLKRIVIGAMVGKLTKIAQGLKITHARKAEVDMQLLARLVADAGGDPALCARVLEGDTARWAAELVAEAGLTGAFHQALTRAVAALVAQGLAEGTLVEVLAWGPEGDLLAEQTVGTPSRPA comes from the coding sequence ATGTCAGGGGCCGTGCCGGCTTCCGCCGGCGGGGATCGGCGCAAGCGGGGCAATCGCACCGGCTGGTCGACCGGGGCCTGTGCGGCTGCTGCGGCGGCGGCCGCGGCGCGCGGTCTCGAAACCGGCGTCGTGCCCGAAACGATCGAGATCCTGTTGCCGGAGGATCGGCGCCCGAGCTTCGCGATCATCGAGGGTCGCTTGATCGAGTCGGGCGTGCAGGTCGGATCGGGCGCGCAGGCGGCGGTCATCAAGGACGCCGGGGACGACCCGGACGCGACGCACGGCGCGCGCATCGTCGCGACCGTGGTCCGCCTTGCGGACGCACCGGGCGAGGTCCATCTGCTCGGCGGCGAGGGCGTCGGTCGCGTCACGCGCGCCGGACTCGGACTCACCGTCGGGGAGGCAGCCATCAATCCGGGACCGCGCGCCTATATCACGGCCAACGTGCGTGCGGCGGCGCCGACCCGACTGAGCCGCGAAGGGCTTGCGGTGACCATCTCGGTCCCCGATGGGGAGCGGATCGCCAAACGCACGCTCAACGCACGACTGGGGATCCTGGGCGGCATCTCGATCCTGGGCACAACCGGTGTCGTCTATCCCTACTCGACCGCCTCCTTCAAGGCGACGATCCGGCAGGGCGTTCAGGTCGCGCTGGCACAAGGCCAGGAGACGGTTGTCTTCACGACCGGGCGACGCACCGAGCGTCATTCCATGACCCGCTACCCCGAGCTTCCCGAGATCTGTTTCGTGCAGATGGGCGACTTCGTCGGGGCTGCGCTCGACGCCGCGCGGGAGGCCGGTCTGAAGCGCATCGTCATCGGGGCCATGGTCGGCAAGCTGACCAAGATCGCCCAGGGGCTCAAGATCACCCATGCCCGCAAGGCCGAGGTCGACATGCAGCTGTTGGCGCGGCTGGTTGCCGACGCCGGGGGCGACCCCGCACTCTGCGCCCGCGTGCTCGAAGGCGACACCGCCCGCTGGGCCGCGGAGCTGGTCGCCGAGGCGGGGCTCACGGGCGCCTTCCATCAGGCCCTGACGCGTGCGGTGGCCGCACTGGTTGCACAAGGACTCGCCGAGGGAACCCTCGTCGAGGTTCTGGCCTGGGGACCGGAGGGTGATCTGCTGGCGGAACAGACCGTCGGAACCCCGTCGCGACCCGCGTAG